A window of Primulina huaijiensis isolate GDHJ02 chromosome 9, ASM1229523v2, whole genome shotgun sequence contains these coding sequences:
- the LOC140983907 gene encoding uncharacterized protein → MSSNSSVSSKETILEKTLGSVATFSDSDISSIQITTQKLNGRNYLQWAQSVKIVICGRGKLGYLTGELKPPTQSDPTHKNWLVENSIVLAWLINSMEPEISRRCLWFHTAKEVWELLTVYCSIKIRSNLEKERVFYFLAGLNRNIDDVRGRVVARDPFPSPEDAFAKVRREEM, encoded by the exons ATGTCTTCAAATTCATCCGTCTCTTCTAAAGAAACCATTCTAGAAAAAACTCTTGGGTCTGTCGCTACTTTTTCCGATAGTGATATTTCTTCAATCCAGATTACTACCCAAAAATTAAATGGGCGTAATTACCTTCAGTGGGCTCAATCGGTAAAAATCGTTATTTGTGGGCGTGGGAAACTTGGTTATCTCACAGGAGAATTAAAGCCACCAACGCAATCTGACCCAACACATAAGAATTGGTTGGTTGAAAATTCCATTGTTCTTGCTTGGCTAATCAACTCGATGGAGCCTGAAATCAGTCGGCGCTGTCTATGGTTTCACACAGCCAAGGAAGTGTGGGAGCTGCTCACCGTAT ACTGCAGCATCAAGATCAGGAGTAATCTTGAGAAAGAACGGGTTTTTTATTTTCTAGCTGGGCTTAATCGCAATATTGATGATGTTCGTGGTCGGGTAGTTGCAAGAGACCCATTTCCATCTCCCGAAGATGCTTTTGCAAAAGTTCGACGTGAAGAGATGTGA